The Halosimplex litoreum genome has a window encoding:
- a CDS encoding ABC transporter ATP-binding protein yields the protein MSEPDLAEESDVEYPFFYVIRHAGRHHLGLFAAAVLLTIVAAVNSNLSVYVIGVGFDSVFSSQPLTVPLVPDTWVPTSTEGQLWFVGGFLTVSGTVGVFVAIGKNVLWELFGQRVVDDVRVQTFDSAQHQELAFFDTHQTGDVMSALNDDVNTLERGLSKSARWAVGTSVTLLSALAFMAYLNWQLTAVVFLLLPILAAINIHFSRALSDLYPPIQRAEGRLNARMESTLGGMDVVKANAAEGVERERFTGRSGDLRDKSWTGTRKRIQQTPLVQGVTGLVLVVVMIVGGLWVIDGPPLFFTGTLTVGQLVPFLFYMRNMEGGIEFLSALVGIYQWVNSSAARIVGVRNADDRVTEDTDAQPVERVDGDVAYEDVTFSYPGTDEAVVDSVSFDVEPGETVGIVGSTGAGKSTLIKLLLRFYEPDDGVIRLDGRDVTDVSRQDLRAAVGYVDQESFLFDGTVAENVAYGEEGVSHEEVVAAAREAGAHEFVADLEDGYETHVGQRGVKLSGGQRQRVAIARALVRDPSVLVFDEATSHVDNETEVLIRRNLAEITADRTTFVIAHRLSTVRDADRILVLDDGQLVEEGTHDELLAEDGTYADLWRVQVGEVDQLPDEFLERVGADD from the coding sequence ATGAGCGAGCCGGACCTCGCCGAGGAGTCCGACGTGGAGTACCCCTTCTTCTACGTCATCCGGCACGCCGGCCGCCACCATCTGGGGTTGTTCGCCGCGGCCGTGTTGTTGACGATCGTCGCGGCGGTGAACAGCAACCTCTCGGTGTACGTCATCGGCGTCGGCTTCGACAGCGTGTTCAGTTCCCAGCCGCTGACGGTCCCGCTCGTGCCCGACACGTGGGTGCCCACGAGCACCGAGGGGCAACTCTGGTTCGTCGGCGGCTTCTTGACCGTCAGCGGTACCGTGGGCGTCTTCGTGGCTATCGGCAAGAACGTCCTCTGGGAGCTGTTCGGCCAGCGCGTCGTCGACGACGTCCGCGTCCAGACGTTCGATTCCGCACAGCACCAGGAGCTCGCGTTCTTCGACACGCACCAGACCGGCGACGTGATGAGCGCGCTCAACGACGACGTGAACACGCTGGAACGCGGGCTGTCGAAGAGCGCACGCTGGGCGGTGGGCACGTCGGTCACCCTCCTCAGCGCGCTGGCCTTTATGGCCTACCTGAACTGGCAACTCACGGCCGTCGTGTTCCTGCTGCTCCCCATCCTGGCTGCCATCAACATCCACTTCTCGCGGGCGCTGAGCGATCTCTATCCGCCGATCCAGCGCGCCGAGGGGCGACTCAACGCCCGGATGGAGTCCACGCTCGGCGGGATGGACGTGGTGAAGGCCAACGCCGCGGAGGGCGTCGAGCGGGAGCGGTTCACGGGGCGCTCCGGAGATCTCCGAGACAAATCCTGGACCGGCACACGCAAGCGGATCCAGCAGACCCCGCTCGTACAGGGCGTGACCGGCCTCGTGCTCGTCGTCGTGATGATAGTCGGCGGCCTGTGGGTCATCGACGGCCCGCCGCTGTTTTTCACGGGAACGCTCACGGTCGGTCAACTCGTGCCGTTCCTGTTCTACATGCGGAACATGGAGGGTGGCATCGAGTTCCTCTCGGCGCTCGTCGGCATCTATCAGTGGGTGAACTCGTCGGCCGCGCGTATCGTCGGTGTGCGCAACGCCGACGACCGCGTCACAGAGGACACCGACGCCCAGCCGGTCGAACGGGTCGACGGTGACGTGGCCTACGAGGACGTAACCTTCTCCTACCCCGGCACCGACGAGGCGGTCGTCGATTCGGTCTCGTTCGACGTCGAGCCCGGTGAAACGGTCGGTATCGTCGGTTCGACCGGCGCCGGGAAGTCGACGCTGATCAAGCTCCTGTTGCGCTTCTACGAGCCCGACGACGGCGTGATCCGCCTCGACGGTCGCGACGTCACCGACGTTTCGCGACAGGACCTCCGGGCGGCCGTCGGCTACGTCGACCAGGAGTCGTTCCTCTTCGACGGGACGGTGGCGGAGAACGTCGCCTACGGCGAGGAAGGGGTGAGCCACGAGGAGGTCGTCGCGGCGGCGAGAGAGGCCGGCGCCCACGAGTTCGTCGCGGATCTGGAGGACGGCTACGAGACACACGTGGGCCAGCGCGGCGTGAAACTCTCGGGCGGCCAGCGCCAGCGCGTCGCGATCGCGCGGGCGCTGGTCCGGGACCCCTCGGTGTTGGTCTTCGACGAAGCCACCAGTCACGTCGACAACGAGACGGAGGTGCTCATCCGGCGGAACCTGGCGGAGATCACGGCCGACCGGACGACCTTCGTCATCGCCCACCGGCTCTCGACGGTGCGGGACGCCGACCGCATCCTCGTCCTCGACGACGGACAGCTGGTCGAGGAGGGGACGCACGACGAGCTGCTCGCCGAGGACGGGACCTACGCCGACCTCTGGCGCGTCCAGGTCGGAGAAGTAGACCAGCTTCCCGACGAGTTCCTCGAACGGGTGGGGGCCGACGACTAG